Genomic DNA from Parvivirga hydrogeniphila:
AAGCATCGCCACGGACCGCTGGTGCATGATCTACGTCGCTGAGAAGGACCCGGGTCTCGTGCAGGTGTTCAACCCACGGCTGTACAGCCTGAGCGGGACGTTCCAGGAGAGTCCGATCCACGAGATATGGGCCCCGAACGGCATCGCCGTGGGTCTCGATGGCACAGCGTATCTCACGGACAATGGCACGAGCGTGCAGCGCTGGCGCAACCGGAGTTACGTCGGCGAGTGGGCGCCTGCCGGCATCGGTGCGATCGGCGTGGGCGTCTCGCACGACCGCGACGTCTACGCGACGACGGACATCACCTCCGGGACCACGAACTCGGTCATCAAGTACACGTCCACGGGCGACTACGTGACCAGTTGGGGCGGTTCTGGCACCGGGTCGGGTCAGTTCGCGCGCCCGTACGACGTCGCGACCGATCCGTTGGGAAACGTCTACGTCATCGAATCAGAAGGTCCTCGCTCCGAGCGCGGCCTGACGGCACGTATCTCACGACCTTCGGCTCGGTCGGATCCGGGAACGGACAGTTCGCGGCTCCCTATGGCCTCGCAGTCGGTCTCGATCGGACGGTCTACGTGGCCGACCCGGACCTTCACCGCATCTCGAAGTGGAACGTGAGCATCGCAACCGAGTCGACGCAGGTGGCTGGCGATACCCGCTACGCCACGGCCATCGAAGCGTCGAAGCGCGCATATCCTGACGGAGCGAGGGTCGTGGTCATCGCGACCGGCGAGAACTTCCCGGACGCGCGTGGGACGAGGACGGGAGCCTCGGATCGGCCAGTCGCAGTCCGAGGCTTTGCGCCGGCCGCGCTTGGACGCACGGCGTGCGTCTGGCGGACCGAACGTCACAGAGTGCAAGCGGGACGCCGATGCTTTTCGAGAGGTGCTTCTACGCAGAGGACCCCCGCGCCCGGGACACAGGTCTAGATTGTCTACCGCACCGCCGCTGGGAACGGCAAAGACTCCAGCCCTTACGGTTCGCTCAACCTCAGGCTTGTCGCTGATCCCACCGGGGCGGGAGCGTCGCGTTCCGAATCCGGGTCCGCGGAGCGTAATCAGAAGGTGAAGCGCCGCCGAGCGGGAGACGACGCCATGGCGTGGTTCATGTGTCGTGTGTCGGATTCACTGCGGTCGAATGAGCCGTTGAGAGCAGGCGGTTCATCCGGTAGTCTCCGGCTCAAAGTGCCGGGGGAATGATCGCTGCGGTGAGGCTTGGACATGAGTCGAGGGAGGCGGAGGACATGTCGGAACGGTACTACTTCGCGTACGGTTCGAACATGAACGAGTCGCAGATGGCCAGGCGGTGTTGCAGCGCCCAAAAGGTCTCCTCAGCCACGATCAGAGGCTGGAAGTTCCACATCAACAGCCGCGGGGTCGCCACCGTGATTCCGGAAGAAGAAGGCATTGTCTACGGCATCCTATGGGTTCTCGCAGAAGAGGACGAGCAGGCCCTCGACACATGTGAAGGCGTGCAATCCGGCTTCTACTACAAGAAGGAGTTCGAAGTCCAGACGGACGACGGGCGCTCTTGCGCAGCGCTCGTGTACGTCGCGAGCGATTCACAGCGCGGGGTTCCGAGAGACGGGTACATGGCCGGCATCGTTGAGGCTGCCATGGAGAACGGTTTTCCGTCGTGGTACGTGGAGGAGCTTCAGGAATGGTGCGCGCCCAACGCGTGACCGTCCCGTGATCCCGAGCGGAGCGCGCGACGCGGGCGCTCTCGTCTACTCTTGAGCCCCCCAAGCCCAAGCCCAAGCCCGGGCGCTGGCCTCACGGCCCCTTACTGTGCTCGCTGGCTGCGGGCTCGTGGGAGTCATCGCGCCGCGCGGAGTCGAGCTCGTCCACACGCACGATACGCCACGGACGGCCCGGCTCGGTCGTGAGGTGCACCGGGGTGGGCGTCGTCCATCCGCGCTTGACCGCGAGCACGCGGATCGTGAGCGTCGTCGCGGCGGCAACGACGAGCGCCACGGGCTTCACGATGTTGAGGTATGTCACCAGGAAGACGTAGAGCGACGAGCCCAGCACCGCCGCCGTCGCAGAGAGCGTTCCGGGTCGCATGATCTGCGGCGTTTCCCCGCACAGCACGTCGCGGATCATGCCGCCGCCGACGCTCGTGATGACGCCCAGCAGCACCGCCGGGATGACGTTCAGCCCCGCGCTCAGCGCCTTGTCGGCGCCGACGACGGCGAACAGCCCGAGCGACAGCGCGTCGAGGTACAGGAACGGCCCGCGCAGTTTGCGGTGCAGCGGCGAGAAGAAGAACCCGAACAGGGCTGCGAGCAGCGCCGCGGCGAGCAGCCACCAGTGCTGGAAGGCCGCGATGCCGTACTTCTGCAGCAAGACGTCGCGTACGATACCGCCGCCAAGCGCGTTGGCGATCGCCAGCGTCACGATGCCAGAGATGTCCATGCGCCGCTCGTCGGCGTGGACCGCGCCGGACAGCCCACCGATGAACGCGGCGGTGACCTCGTAGAACAGCGGGACGTGCACCACCATCTCCGAGACCGGCGCGGTCGTCGTGAGCTCAGAGGGGAGCGCGCTTGCGACCAGGCTCGGCACGACGGTGGTGACGATGGCGGCGAGGCCGGTCGGCTCGGCGGACGCGGTCACGCCGGCAGCGCTGGTGGCCGCCGCTGTCGCCGTTGCGGCGGCGCCGGTCACGGTCGTGGCGAGCGATGCAAACACTCCGGGAACTCCTCGTCAGACGAGCACGGTCTCGCGCATCAGTATGCACGCCGATGCTGAGAGTATGCGTCTTTCGTGACCTGACCGTTGAGAATCCAGCAGGAGGCCGGGAAGCCCGCGACCGCGGTCGCTGCGTGCGAGCCAATCTGCTCGCGAGAGACCCGAGGCGCCGGGCACCCGCGCGGCGCGTCAGCGCTAGAACGGCTGCTCGTCGTCCTCGTCGTCGTCGAACCGCGCGCGA
This window encodes:
- a CDS encoding NHL repeat-containing protein, which produces MSGSVRIATVAVALAALLCAASPTQAVVPPVSLTWERQWGSNGLLDGQFHYPPDVATDTWGNVYVAGGESGDNRIQMFTADGTFIKSVGTTDSPNTGIVNHARSIATDRWCMIYVAEKDPGLVQVFNPRLYSLSGTFQESPIHEIWAPNGIAVGLDGTAYLTDNGTSVQRWRNRSYVGEWAPAGIGAIGVGVSHDRDVYATTDITSGTTNSVIKYTSTGDYVTSWGGSGTGSGQFARPYDVATDPLGNVYVIESEGPRSERGLTARISRPSARSDPGTDSSRLPMASQSVSIGRSTWPTRTFTASRSGT
- a CDS encoding trimeric intracellular cation channel family protein; this translates as MFASLATTVTGAAATATAAATSAAGVTASAEPTGLAAIVTTVVPSLVASALPSELTTTAPVSEMVVHVPLFYEVTAAFIGGLSGAVHADERRMDISGIVTLAIANALGGGIVRDVLLQKYGIAAFQHWWLLAAALLAALFGFFFSPLHRKLRGPFLYLDALSLGLFAVVGADKALSAGLNVIPAVLLGVITSVGGGMIRDVLCGETPQIMRPGTLSATAAVLGSSLYVFLVTYLNIVKPVALVVAAATTLTIRVLAVKRGWTTPTPVHLTTEPGRPWRIVRVDELDSARRDDSHEPAASEHSKGP
- a CDS encoding gamma-glutamylcyclotransferase family protein encodes the protein MSERYYFAYGSNMNESQMARRCCSAQKVSSATIRGWKFHINSRGVATVIPEEEGIVYGILWVLAEEDEQALDTCEGVQSGFYYKKEFEVQTDDGRSCAALVYVASDSQRGVPRDGYMAGIVEAAMENGFPSWYVEELQEWCAPNA